The Apodemus sylvaticus chromosome 4, mApoSyl1.1, whole genome shotgun sequence nucleotide sequence tggctgctcttccagcagttcttagttcaattcccagcaaccacatggtggctcacaaccatctgatgtcCTCTGGTGGAGTGCTggtatacatgcagatacatacatactcatacataaaataaatacatcttaaaaagaaaaaaagatcttaATATTgctaaaaatacatagaaaactgctaacacttattttattttgctattaaaGTGGACGTAAACAGTTTTAGGTCTTAGCAAATCATTTTTCTGGGCAAAATTGTATCTCCTGTAGGCTAGAGAGAGGCTCAAGTGTTAAGAACCCGTATCTCCCTACCAGAGACctgagcttggttcccagcacccacttgaatTGTTTCACAGCTACaagtccagttccagagaacATGGCACCCACTTCTGATCCTCAACGGGAGCATCGCTCTtaaaccccaccccaccaccatcaccacatgcacacaagactagaaatctttaaaaagtaaaaagagcctggcagtggtggcacacgcctgtaatcccaggcagaggcaggcagatttctgagttcaaggccaccctggtctacagagtgagctccaggacagccagggctatacagagaaaccctgtcttgaaaaaaaccaaatccaaaacaaacaaacaaacaaacagtaaaaagAATTTATCATGTTacctacactttttttttaatggtctttAGACACCAGATAGTATTAAGAATCTAGGGAAACAATCTCGATCAATTGTGCAACATAAAAACCAGCTaattattggggctggagagcagTGAccattcttccagaggttccaagttcaattcccagcaaccacatggtggctcacaaccatctctaatgggatctgctgccttctattggtgtgtctgaagaaagggaccatgtactcacatacaataaatatataaataaatcttaaaaaaaccaaacacaaaaatccccAACTGGTcatggattggagagatggctcagcagttaaaagtgtgtgttgttcttgcagaggaccagggttgtTTCCTACCACCCAGATCACACTGGACAACTCACAGTGGGAtccagggccctcttctggcctccatggacacttgTGGGCACTGATGCATTTGACAAGcaggcacaaacacagacataaaaataaattaaaaagtttaaagcaggaggctggagagatggctcagtggttaagagcactaactactcttccaaaggtcctgagttcaaatcccagcaaccacatggtggctcacaaccatccgtaaagagatctgaagccctcttctggagtgtgtgaagacagctacagtgtacttacatacaataaataaatctttaaaaaaaaaaagtttaaagcaGCTGATCAACCAGGGTGAGCAATACCTCTGGCCTTCCAGGAACTACACACGTGCACAGACCACAGcgtaacaaacatttaaaaaacaaacaaaaaaccaacatgtatttatctatttatacGGGTAtcctgtagctgttttcagacacacaccagaagagggcatcagatcccataacaagtggttgtgagccaccaaatggttgctggaaattgaactcaggacctctggaagagtgcagtcagagctcttaaccgctgagtcatctccccagcctaaaagttttgtttgtttgttttttaaggaacagtgactggggctgaggagatggctcagcagttaagagcattgaatgttcttccagaggacctgggttcagttcccagcacccacatggcagctcacaactgtctgtagctccactTCCAGAGGTTCAGACATCCTTACCCAGATATACATGCAATCAaaaccaatgcacatgaaataaaaataaatgatttaaaaagaaaacagtgtctTGAATAGGCAGACAGGGTATTTAGTACTCCCAGATAACACCTAAACTTCCCAACTATCCTACAGGATAAGTTTTATGTTACAGGTATACAACTGTAGTAGAGATTAAGTAACTACTAAAAAATATATTgttggcacttgggaggcagaggcaggcggatttctgagttcgaggccagcctggtctacagagtgaattccaggacagccagggctatacagagaaacccggtctcgataaaagcaaacaaacatatgtatgtatgtatgtatgtatgtatgtatgtatggtagaCACAAATGATACAGAGACATGACAGTTTAGATCTTGTTCTACATAGTCTCATAGCTTTATAGCCAATCCCACCTTGTTAGGTGAGCTAACAGGACCACTAGAGTTCTAAGGATCACACACTGCACACCGGACGCCTCTGCCATCTGAACCAGTCAGATCACTTTCATGTAACAtctataagatttttttttaaagagttatctgtcttatgtaagtacactgtcagtgttttcagacgcaccagaagagggcatcagatcccattacagatggttgtgagccatcatgtgtttgctaggatttgaactcaggacctgtggaagagcagtcagtgcctggTGGCAAAGGTCTATAATCCTAtctcctcaggaggctgaggcaggaggatcaagttcATGGGCAccttagtgagaccctttctcaaaaagttaaaaaaaaaaaaaatctatgtgggGCTATGTGGTTCAGTGGTAAGGCACTTGACTAGGAGATAGGATTCCTCCCCGGTGAATAACAGAACCTACCTCACAAGACTGAGAGGAATCAATGTGATCTTGAGTATGAGTGGATTTTAGAAACCGTTAAGAGGCTTTGCAAATACAACAAGTTTGTCTTTGAGCACATCTCTTAATTGATGCTAATAATCACAGCACATCCTGCAGTCATTGTGATGGCTGTAAGCCACACGAGATTTTGGCTGACACACGAACACTGTAGTAAACCTGACTAGCACCCTGTCAGGGtgggatggacaaactgctttcccagccccagccctcttTGCACCCTTTGTCTTATGCACAGACCCCTGGGTCTGGGTTCTTGGGAACCTTGTCCTGTAGGTAGGACTCTGGCCCACCTGCTAGTCCCAGTTCTGTTGCCAGGGGGCGCTGCGCTCTGCGCCACCTGCCGGAGATGCGCGCGCAGGGAGAAGGCGGTGCTCGCCCGGCAAACCCAGAAGAGGCGGAGCCTGCGGGACAAGATGGCGCCGTCCGTAGTACTGCGCTCGTTTTCGCGGCTGCTGGCCCCCGCCCGGCTGCCGAGCTGCTGTGAGTGTCTTTTCAGGCCCATTCGGCCCTCAGTCTACCCTCACCCAACACGAGCCACCCTGGAATCTCCGTAGGAGGAGGAGGTCGCTGTCCAGGCCGACCCGCAGTGACCTTCACCGTCCACGAGCCGGGTTCTCCACTCCTTATCATCAGCCGTCAGCTTTCCTCCAAactaacctctgacctctgcgAATGGATTTTGAGTCTTTTGTCCCAGGCTCTTCAATGCCTTGGAGACAACAAACAGGGAGATCCTTCCGGGGCTGCCTCCCAACCTTCCACTGCAGAGCCTATAAGGAGCTTTTAACCCAAGCTTTGAAGGCGCCCAGAGTCCCAAGGACGACCTTCTGTTTCTGCTGGTGTCCCCGAACAAACTGCCTCGGTTCTCTAAACTACGTTTCCTTGACTATTTAAATTGGGGTTGGACAGATAGAGGATAAATGGCAACAAAGCCATCGTGGAGCTCGCCTGGATCCCTGCCCTGCGGAAGTAGAGACAGGcagtcaggaattcaaggccagcccgcgCTACAAGAAcctctatctcaaaagaaaatttcattaCGTACACTAGTATATGTTAGGTTTTCCTCGCTGACATCAATAAAACACATATTCTCTCTCCGTTTTCAGCTTCAGCACGGTCAAAGTTCTATGTCCGGGAGCCAGTCAATGCCAAACCTAACTGGGTGACAGTTGGGCTGTCCTTGGGCGCCTCGGTTTTCATGTGGATTTACGTGAGTACACCActcatcagatgccctggagctgaggTTATAGACATTTATGAGCCGCCTGTTGttggtcctgggaaccaaacttgggtcctttgcaagcAATGCATGCTCTTAAGTGCCACGCCCTCTCTGCAGCTCCAAGTTAATATACATTCTTGAAAGCTTTCCTGATGGAAGGCCCAATTGCTACCGAGAGCATTAAGGACTGAAATTAGGTCTTTGAGTCCCATGAATATTATTACTGCATTAGTCATTGTTCCAGTTACATAGTCTGTCAGACTGTGGTTCTAGGAAAGCAGCTGCTGACCGACTTGTAATTAACATACACAGAGGTGAGGGATGGGGCTGGCCATTTACTCACAGTGTCAGGCTTCTAAGGTCGGAAGGACAGCATACTGTGATAGACatcgcatatacacacacaaacacacacacagaggtacacaAAAGTATAGCATATACTTATCAGCCAGCCTGGGACACACTCAACAGCTAGCTAGCGTGTCATATCTTAGAATTCTTCTGCCGTGTGCTTTCCACTGTATCTTTCTCAAATTTAATGTCAGGTTATGGTCAACAAATTATTCCACTAATGATTTTTGAATGTGAACTTCTTACCTCTTTAGTTGTTTTAATCTACCCAACTTCTCTTATGAAGCATAGGGGTCTTTCCTTGCTTTCTCCCTCTTTAAGCTGCTTACGTTTCTAGTTTTAACCTTTAACTTGTAGCTCATCCAACAACACAATGAAGATGTTTTGGAgtataaaagaagaaatggatTGGAATAAACTTTGGAAATAATACAGTAAGTATATTTATAGAGTACATAGATTATGGAAATTAATTTAtcaatgtgtttgtttgtgactgagacagggtctcctaggTGTAGTGatgtatgcctttttttttttttggtattttttgagacaaggtttctctgtgtagccctggctgtcctggaactcactctggagaccaggctggcctcgaactcagaaatccacctgcctttgcctcccagagtgctgggattacaggcgtgcatcaccaccgcccggcgatgCATGCCTTTTTTAGTCCTAGCActagagggacagagggaggcagatctctgtgaggccatcctggtctaagtagtgagttctaggacaaccaggactaagtagagagaccctttctcaaaagagaGAGTGAGTATCACTgcatagccttgaactcattatagACACTAggatccgcctgcccctgcctctgccactgaagtgctgagatttaaggagtgtgcctgtgtgggtgtgtggggggtgaTGCCTACCAGTACTGGATGAGGTCATACAAACACATAATGCCAGTACTACAGAAACTGTGGCAAGGGCATGATGaatctgaagctagcctggtctgcatttCAAGACCCAGGcccaaacaaagaaggaaaaacaagaatagcCAAAACCACATTAAGTCATATCTTCTTTACTGGTACTGTAGGCATTGTGTTCATCGCACTTGGGAGAAGGTGGCCTAATTTGTGTGTGCTTGCAACCGTGTGTTTGCTGTCTTATATCTCTCTACTGTTCATGTTCTCACACTGTACTGAATGCCCAGCCATCTTAAGAGTTTAATGCCTGCAGAACAAATGAATGTATACAGGCAGTTGattcagatttttttctgcttGGCCATTTTATTATGATTGTCACTACAGCTAGCATTCAATAGAGGAATTCAGGTAAGACCTAATATGGATGAGATAATGTATTTGCCATGGTCTGTGATTTAAGAGAGAAGATTTATGAGTATGTTTGTGCACTCATGTGTCATACATAACACATATGTCACAtaaacatatgtaatatatatactttatttctgaaaattatttCAAAGAAGTTCTTTACTTCTTTGAAATAAAGAAGCTCTGGGGCCTACCACAAAaccctgcctcaatgaataaggtgGAAAGCCACTGACAAAGATCCCCCTGCATCAGCCTTGGGCCTTCATGTGTTTGTGAACACACACCacaggcatgtgtgcacacatgcagacatgcacatacaccacacaaaatatttcagtTTCCATGGGTTAAGTTGATAAAATAACTTATATCTGCTAGATAATAAACATAGTAAtcacaaaacacattttatttaagaaCTCTGAAATTTACTTTAGAGTTTATTGTGCaattcttttgcttcttttttgtcaATACCACTTTGCCCATTTTACTATTTTTGCTGTGAATTTAAAATTAAGTACTGATattatttaatagatatattttctagatttttttttatatgctctaagataaatTATTCAGAGATGTCcacttttaacatttatttgatCAGTACCTTGggttgattgttttttttttttctcttccttgtaGGTCTGTTTCATGTGATGATCATAGTTATTCTTCTGGATTCACACAGAGTTGCAGAAATGAGAAAGTTACATGCGAATATCTATCAGTCAAGTCAACACATGCATCGAAAcgttaaattaaagaaataaaaatactgtgCTCTTCATATGTAGAATCACTTGTCACTCTTTTTAACATTTAACTATTTTTCTGTGTGAGTgcttgcgtgcgtgtgtgtgtgtgtgtgtgtgtgtgtgtgtgtgtgtgtgtgtgtgtatgtgtgtgtgtgtatcatgcaCACTTGCTATTCATAGAAGCATAAGGGGAGAGCTGGAGCTATGGGTGGTTGACAGGGGTCTTGGGAaccaaactttggtcctctgcaaaagcagtcagtgctcctaactccTGAACCTCTCTTgttaccttctttctttctttctttctttcctttttaaagatttatttatttatttatttatttatttatttattttatgtatatgagtatagctgtacagatacttgtgagccatcatgtctttgctgggatttgaacacaggacctgtggaagagcagtcagtgctcttaaccgctgagccatctctctggccccatctttttttcttttgttttgtttttggtttggtttggtttggtttttggtttggtttggtttttgatttttttttttctggtgcagAGTCTCACTATAGATCTCTGGCTGTGTAGTCCactgcaggctggccttgaacagacagaactcctgctgcctctgcctcctgagtgtgttaTCACTATGGCCATCTCGTTTTTTATCAAAACACTTAGAACCCAAAGAGACAGACTACTACTCAAAATACGGAAGAGCCCGAGTACTATTCTGTTGATGAAGAGGTGAAGTCAGACAGTAAAGACAAGCCCTGCTGTCAGGGTCTGCACTTGAATTTGAATGGTTTTTATtgaagtgactttttttttcttttttttttttctttttttttttttttcttggttttttggatttgctttttttaagacagggtttctctgtgtagtcctggctgtcctggaactcactgtgtagaccaggctggcctcgaactcagaaatccacttggctctgccccccaagtgctgggattaaaggcgtgtgccaccaccgcctgggtataaataaatcttttttaaaaaattaaagtttaaaaaaaatccttttctttttccccccaaaatctttttaagtgtttctagcttttttatatgatttttattttatgtacattgatgCTTTGCTTGCCTGTACGTCTGTGTGTTGgtgggcgtcagatcccctgaaactagactTGTTAGACAGTTGGGAGCTGCTATGTGagttctggaaattgaacccaggtcctctggaaaagcagctagttCTCTGAAACCCTGAGTCATCACTCCTATGTTTTAAATAAGTGATttagtgtgtctctctgtgtttgtatACATGCAGGAGGTAAGAAAGTCGTGACCTACCTAAtgggggttctgggaaccaagccctggctgtccgcaagagcagcaaacactccCGTCTACTGAGCCACTCGCCagctcatttttttaaagagctatttatttattttatgtatatgagtacaccattgctctcttcagacacaccagaagggagcatcagatcccatacagatggttgtgagccaccttgtggttgctgagatttgaactcaggccttgtggaagagcagtaagtgctcttaactggtgagtcatctctccagcccagaaatgatttattttaaagtgCATTTATTGAAGTGTCGAGGGGTACCGTGTTTGGGtgtaaatgaaaaaagaaaaaggaaaggaaagaacatgCCTGCTCCTCAGTATGGTAGAGAAAGTTTACTATAGATAAAAGGGAAAGCATAGGCAGAGGCAACCAGAGGCAGACACATTCCAGAGAGTCCAGAGTGGTCATGACCTTGAGCCTGTGGAGGAggctggggaaggaagagggagagagggagaggggaggggaagggagagggggaggagacgggagagggagagagaagggaggggggaggggaaggagagggagaggaaggggaagggagaggagccaGGTGCAACAGCCAAGAGGCCAGAGATACAAAAGGGGCGTgtaaccaaaatgtctggattgtacagggaagagcctctgggggaagagCGGCCCAGCTTCTGGAAAGGGCTGGACagttggggggaggaggggtgctGGGAcagcctggaggccaggtctgcctTGATATGTTAAATATGCACCTCGCCATTTGTCCCAGGTTTGAAACTTAGTGGGTACACATGCCATTGCTGTGCCAGGAAGCATTGGTGAGCCCCAGAAGACCACCGAGGAACCACTTCCGATGTAAtagcattagggtctctttattacaagCTGGGGCTCGGGTgctcctcccacccaaccctgacacagcaAGATGGGAAGGGAAGGCGGAGCAGCCTCGAACCCTCAGCAGGGCAGGTTTCTATAGGAAAATAGGAGCAActgagggggtgagggaggggatggggcagctgagggggtgagggaggggacgGGGCAGCTGAGGGGGTGAGGGAGGATGGTGTCCAGACTGGCAGGCCTCTAATAGAATGACTATAAGCGGACAGGTGGCTGCTCTGAAGCAAGAAGGTCTGCAATCACAAATAGTCTGAACGTACTTATGAAACAACCAGTCTAATCTTTGATTCACTGTTGCTAGGAAGTTGCTAGGGAGTTGCTCTGGCCAAGGACAAGCGTGGGGTCCTTCCTAGGACGTGGGTGCAGTCAAGTTctcaggcttttcttttcttttcttttcttttttctttaagatggtGGCTGTCCCAAGATGGTGTAGTTTCGGCCTCTTACCATATGTGTGTCTGGAGGTTAGAAGACAaccttcagggctggagagatggctcagcggttaagagcattgactgcttttccaaaggtcctgagttcaattcccagcaaccacatggtggctaacaaccatctgtactggtgccctcttctggtgtgtctgaaggaagcaatggtggtgtactcatatgtataaaataaaataattaaatctttaaaaaaaaaaaaaaaaaaaaaaaaagaagacaaccTTCAAGAGTTGGTTCTTCTGTTTCCATTATGTGAGTCCAAGGAATACTCTTAAGACTCCAGGCTTGCCAGTCTCCAGACCCCAAAGACCTTAGAATTACCTAGCACCGAAGCCATGAAATCATAATTATTGTTGGTGCCGGACCCTTacattgttttcaaattttatcttTGTCAGCAACCAAAGATGAACTGGAGGTCATCTGAGTTAAACCAACTTATTTCTGACCCTCAAtgtttttctaaacagaacagaaaaatgtCAAGGATTTTCTCAAGGGCAGTGAAGTATCTGACCCGCAGTCAGGAAATGTCTGCACCTTTTCGGTCAGCTACAGCAACAGCTAACATAAAAATGGCCTGAGGTGACAGAGAAGCAGCTGAAAATTCAGCAGATCTGACAACTAAAGGGCATGGGAGTTTGTTTGGGAAACGGCtcattaaaatatgaaaagaacccacaaaagaaGGTTCTCCTAGTTGAGACCGCCCGCTGCTGTACAAGGCAGAGACAACAGATATGGTCACTCACCAGACTGAGAGGGGCAGAGGACTCGAGACCCAGCACTGAGTCTTCCATCAGACTGAGCATACATCACATCTACTATGCTTCAGAGCTCTCCTCGGCCACCCTACTTGTGTCAACAAGATTCATAACCGTGTCCAGAGCATTGGTGGCAGccgcatatgcctttaatcccaacaccgcggaggcggaggcagggtTCCTGGTttctcgagacagagtttctctgtgttgccctggctcctGAAAATAGCTGGCCttgcttggtctacagagcgatTTTCAGGACacctagagctacacagagaaaacctgactCAAGAAACCAAGATTCACAATTCAGAccgaagagatggcttagtgtttaAGAGCGCTTGctactcctccagaggaccctctACCTAACTGTCCTGTTAGTGGATTGTTGGTTCCCCCCCCCTCCGACCCCCGCGCTCCCCCTAATGCCCTCGGTGGTTTGTTTGTTAgttagtttttgaggcagggtctcctgtagcctaCGGTGTTCTCAGACAAGCTGTGTTGTTAAcgatcttgaactcctgagcctcctgcctccccctcccgaGTAGTAACCTCTTGGCCACCACGTCTGTTTTTATGCACAGTTCGGTATAGAACACACGCTAGGTAAGCACTTTACCCTGTATCTAAAGTCCGGGACATagtggctggcttagaactcagccATCGCCAGGGGGAAACCTCACCCTTCCTTTGATCATAAACCTGTAAAGTCGCCTGTTAAGTTTCCCCGCTACCTTTTCCTAGGAATGCTAACACGATGTGTGGGATAAAGTGGTCTTCCACCTGGAGAATAAATTCTGCCTGCGCATGAATCCTGAATCAGGCGCGCTTCTCTAAACGTGTCCTGCGTGCCCTGCAGATAACTCCATGGGACAGAGCGGGTCAGGCACGTAACAGCGTAACAGCGACTTCTAAGCTCCCTATCCTCTTCTGAGACTCAGGCATTTAGCGTCTGCGCAGGGGCACAGGAAAGCAACACTACTAATGCTGGGTAAGGGGACCAAGGTGCTAACCTTTAATTTAATCCCCTtcccacccaaccccacccccgGGCTGGGGTGCACCGGACCTGGAGTCCCACCCGGGGCGGGGCGCTCCTGAAGCTCCTCCCTCTGAGCCTGGGTTGATTGCTCCGCTGCTGCATCTCAGCGCGCAACCCGCGATGTATCTCCGCAGGGCTGTGTCCAAAACACTGGCGCTGCCCCGGAGGGCGCCCCCCGGTCCCGCGCCGCTGGGGAAGGACGGTGAGTGCCCCGTACTTCTCCATGGGTCCAGGCTGGGCACCAGCGCCCCGAACCCGCCAGCACCTATTTGCAGAACTCAGGGAGAGTGAAGGAGCAGTGAGGGAGGGTCTCGGGCAAGCTCTCCGACGTTCTTGGAAACTCTAGAAATAAGGACTTTTTCTAGGATAGCCTCTGAATCCAAATTAGATTTCCTGGGTTACAATCTCGAAGTCCTGATCTCCGGCAAGTaatgttccttcattttcttaaGTAAGGACTACAGTGGCTATGGGTTATAATCAATAGATACGGAGTGAAAAAGACCAATTCGAAGGGGGTCCGGCTCACTCCAGAGGTAAAGGAACGGATGGGTAGGTGGACGTGGGGTGTTCACGTGTTCGTGGGCTCCAGGAGAAGTGTCGTTTCACTGAACACTGGTGATGCTAAGCCCCCGGCTTCTTCTGGCCCTGATCATCCCTTCGAAGTGGGGCAGCCCAAGCTTGCAGCAACATCAGCTTCGGATTAGGGAATGAGTAAGGAAATGGGGCACTCTTGGAAATTTTCTAAAGAAGCAGCATCCTGGAATACAGGAGCTTAACAGGTGTCGCGGCGCTGGGCCGGTTTGCGGGTCCTCTCCCAGCTGCCTACCCTCTGTCCATCACTGGGGCACAGCTCATGAACGTTAGAAAGTTCATTCTTGTTGTAACTTTGCCCCACTTATTGAGGCATCCGAGGCAGCGTCCAAAGCAAGGATTTGATcgagaaagacagaaaaatgccTGTGGAAACCCATGAGCCAGcgggtggtttggtttggttctgacACTTGTTTGCCCTGCTTTGATTAGGCCTGGGTTGGTGGTGGATGGTCTCAGGAAGGAGGCCTATTCACCTATTCTTTTAAACGCTGCTTGAAATAAGTATCCCCACAAGTATTAAGATGCCTTCCCCTCTGTATGTGTACCTCGGAAGAGAGCAACTTGCAGAGGCGAGAAGCCATTTATTTTAAACTGACTATAATGGGGACTGTTTTGGTGTTcagataaagaaaaagataagacaTAAGACTTACCTCATCCTCcacagaactctctctctctctctctctctctctctctctgtcacacacacacacacacacacacacacaagcatagacACACACCTCTCAGAGCCTGCATGTGCTCAGAGCTTGCAGGAGGCAGTGGGTGGGTACCAGGAACTGGCTTGGCTGCAGACCCCTGTACTCCCTTGAGTACATCTGCATCATATGTTTTGACATCCCCTGCCTCTCACCCCTCCCATTAGATCAAAATAAAGACAGTATTAACATAAATGTGCCGTTAGCAGTCCTGGATGCACCTAATTTTTTGTGGTACTAGGGATTGAATTGAGGGTCTATCAAAGGCCCCATAGGCAAGCCTACTTCTACTGAATAATTACTACTAaaatttttcgagacagggttttctgtgtagccctggctgtcctgaactcactctgtagaccaggctggcctcgaactcagaaatcctcttaaCTCTtcctctcaagagctgggattacaggtctgggCCACCAGTCTGCATTGACAGAAACAGTAAATGTGTCTTTCTTTGTGGGCAGTAATTGATGTATTATTGGTACTTCTTACttcagtaaaaaataaatttgtttcagTGGTTATTTTTTGAAAGGCGTGTTTTAACAATCATTAAGTTTTGTCTgtaaaatgtaacttttttctttcaaCCACAGTAGAGTTTATTATTCCAAAGATTCCCACAGCCGGATTGCAAGTCTGAGGCGGGCCGCCTGCCTTCCTGGAAGTTCTTCCCCTGCCTCCCACTCTGGGGGAGCGCCACTTGGCTAAAGATCCCATACATCCCTGAATGCATTAAAATGAAACTTTTTAATGAATAATTTAGATTTACAATAGTTCATTGGGAAAATACcagaaagacaaaatataaacatataaattaatCTTCCTATTCAGTAAATACCGTTATTTATGGCTAGCctacttggtttcttttttttttttttttttttctttttggttttttggatttggttttttcgagacagggtttctctgtgtaaccctggctgtcctggaactcactctgtagaccaggctggcctcgaactcagaaatccacctgcctctgcctcccagagtgctgggattacaggcgtccaccaccactgcccggctagagattttcattttaaagatttatttatatattaaatgtaagtactctgtagttgtcttcagacacaccagaagagggagtcagagctcattacagatggttgtgagctactatgtggttgctgggatttcaactcaggacctttggaagagcaatcagtgctcttaaccactgagccatctctccagccccagttttagggagttgttgttgttgttattgttattgttgtcgTCTTATAGAAACAAAGTCTAGCTatccaggctggtctgaaacATTTATATCCCCCTGTCTTACTCTCCAAAGtcttgggatcacaggtgtgcaccggCATATTCAACAActgcagctttctttctttctttctttctttctttctt carries:
- the Ndufc1 gene encoding NADH dehydrogenase [ubiquinone] 1 subunit C1, mitochondrial, with the translated sequence MAPSVVLRSFSRLLAPARLPSCSSARSKFYVREPVNAKPNWVTVGLSLGASVFMWIYLIQQHNEDVLEYKRRNGLE